Within Micromonospora narathiwatensis, the genomic segment CTCCAGTACTGCCCCACCTGCCAGACGGGCGGCCGGCCGCTGGCTGACCGACGGTTGTCCCGCCTCGTACGGTGAGTAATCACACCCGAGGCGATTACGGAGAGGAATCGACTCGGATCGCCGAAGGTCCCACTCGCAGCTCTTCCCGGGCCACAATCCATCGGTATAGTGGCTCGGTCCCCGGCTTCACAACCGATACGGAGCCGGCCAGATCCCCGCGATACCAACGGACGCGCTTCCTTCCCGGCGGCCCGTCCCGGCCGGGCTCGCGTGGGAGACTGGGACGGTGGGCGACCCGGGTCCTCACGGCGAGTGAGGGTGCGGGTCATGCGGGAGGACATGGGTTGAGGTGACGACAAGCCTCCAGCGCCCGGTAACCAACACAGGCCGGAGCAAGAGCGTGCGGCACGTCGACAGCTTCGAGATCCAGCCGCCGACTTCGCCGTCTCACAACGGCGTACCCCGGTCGGCGTGGGCCCGCGCCCGCCGCCGGGTTTCCCGCTGGCACCGCCCCTACATCGCGATCCTGCTGCTGATCGACTTCGGCGCGGCGGCCCTGGCCAGCTTCCTGGCCATCCAGATCTTCGAGCAGGCCGCCTCGGGTTTCCGGGCCCAGTCGTGGTTCTACACGGTCGCGTTCGTGCTGCTGCCGCTCGGCTGGTTGATCATTCTGTGGGGCAACCGGGCGTACGACCGCCGCTATCTCGGTCTCGGACCCGACGAGTTCAAGCGGGTGATCCGGGCCGGCGTGGCGGTCACCGCCACCGTCTCCTTCATCGCCTTCGCGACGAAGACCTACTCGCTCTCCCGGTGGACGGTCGGCTTCGCCCTGCTCGGGGCGATGCTGTTGATCCTGCTCGGCCGGATGGTGGCCCGGCTCGCGCTGCACGCGATCCGGCGCCGGGCCGGGCACGCCGGTCACCGGATGGTGCTGGTCGGCACCCTGCCGGAGTGCCTGGAGGTCTACATCGCGGTCACCCGCAACCCCGGCGCCGGCCTGGTGCCGGTCGCCATCCACCTGACTGACGGGTACGCCGCCGCGCGCGGCATCGAGACCCCGGTGCCGGTCTACGCCGGCCGGGACGTGCTCGCCCTGGTCCGCGAGGTGGGCGGCGACACCATCGCGGTGTGCGGCTCGGCCAGCGCCGAGCCGGGCGAGCTGCGCCGGATGGCCTGGCAACTGGAGGGCTCCGGCGTCGACCTGGTCGTCGCGCCCCAGCTCACCGACATCGCCGGTCCCCGGGTGCACATCCGCCCGATCGAGGGCCTACCGCTGCTGCACGTCGAGGAGCCGACCCTGTCGGGCCCGGCGCTGCTGGTCAAGAACCTGATGGACCGGGTGGCCGCCGGGCTGGGCCTGGTGCTGCTGATCCCGCTCTTCGTCGCGATCGCGGTCGCCATCCGGATCTCCGACCCCGGGCCGGTCTTCTTCCGGCAGCCCCGGGTCGGCCACGAGGGGCGGACCTTCCGGGTCTGGAAGTTCCGCACCATGTACGTCGACGCCGAGGAGCGGCTGGCCGGCCTGGTCGACCAGAACGAGACCGACGGCATGCTGTTCAAGATCAAGCAGGATCCCCGGGTGTTCCCGGTGGGCCGTTTCCTGCGCGCCTCCTCGCTGGACGAGCTGCCCCAGCTGATCAACGTGCTCTGGGGCGAGATGTCGCTGGTCGGGCCGCGCCCGCTGCCCGCCGACGACGGTGACTTCCTCGGCGACGTACGCCGCCGGCTGCTGGTCCGGCCGGGCATCACCGGGCTCTGGCAGGTCTCCGGCCGCTCCGACCTCTCCTGGGACGAGGCGGTCCGGCTCGACCTCTACTACGTCGACAACTGGTCCCTCGCCTACGACCTGAGCATCCTGTGGCGGACCGTCGGGGTGGTGCTGGTCCGCAAGGGCGCGTACTGACCCCTTGGCGGGTGGTCCGCCAGCCGCGAGGATCAGGACCGTGGGTGGCAACCTGTCCGCTTTCTTCGGCGTCGTCTCGCTGGTCACCGCGCTCGCCGCGGCCCTCTGGGCGGTGCTGCGGCTGCGCGCCCGGCGGGGCATCGCCACGGCCACCCAGCGGGCCACGTACGAGGTGCTGCACACCGCCGGGCTGGCCGCCGAGCCGCTGCGGGCCGGACTGGACGCGGCGGGCGCGGCGAAGGCCGTACGCCATCTGCGGGCGCTGGTCGGCGCGGCCGGCCTGGCCCTGACCGACCGGGAGGTCCTGCTCGCCCTCGACGGGCGCGGCGCGCACCACGGCGACCAGCTCCTCGCGGCGGCCCGGCGGGCGGTCAGCAGCGGCCGGTCGACGGTGCTGCGCGACTCGGAACTGCGCTGCGACCTGGTGGACTGCCCGGTCCGGGGCGCGGTGGTGGCACCGCTGAGCGCGGACGGCCGGCTGGTCGGGGCGCTGGTGGCGGTCGCCGACGGGCAGCCCGCGCCGGGTCTGGTGCAGGCGACCCTGGAGACCGCGCACTGGGCCGGCGACCAGCTCGCCCTCGCCGAGCTGGACTCGTCCAGGGAGCGCCTGGCCCGGGCCGAGGTACGCGCCCTGCGCGCCCAGATCAGCCCGCACTTCATCTACAACGCGCTGACCGCGATCGGCTCGTTCGTCCGGACCGACCCGGAGCGGGCCCGGGAGCTGATCCTGGAGTTCGCCGAGTTCACCCGCTACTCGTTCCGGGCGCACGGCGAGTTCACCACGCTCGCCGAGGAACTGCGTTCGATCGACCGGTACCTGACCATCGAGCGGGCCCGGTTCGGTGAGCGACTCCAGGTACGCCTCCAGATCGCCCCGGAGGTGCTGCCGGTGACCCTGCCGTTCCTCTGCCTCCAGCCGCTGGTGGAGAACGCGGTCCGGCACGGGTTGTCCCGCAAGCCGGGCACCGGCATGGTGAGCATCGAGGCCCGGGACGCGGGCGCGGAGTGCCACATCACGGTGGAGGACGACGGAGTGGGGATGGATCCGACGACGCTGGCCGCCGGCATCGCCGAGCTGGCCGGCATCGACCCGACCGACGACCCGGGCCAGCACGTCGGCCTCTCGAACGTCGACGAACGGCTCCGGTCGGTCTTCGGGGACAAGTTCGGCCTGGTCGTCGAGACCGGCCTGGGCTCCGGTACGAAGGTGAGCATGCGGGTGCCGAAGTTCCACCCCGGCGTACGGGTCCACTCGTGAACGCTTCCGGTTTCCTCCGGGTGCTGGCGGTGGACGACGAGCCGCCGGCGCTGGACGAGCTGGCGTACCACCTGCGGGCCGACCCCCGGGTGGCCCGGCTGCACACGGCGGGCGACGCGACCGAGGCGCTGCGGGTGCTCCGCGACGGCGACGTGGACGTGGTCTTCCTGGACATCCGGATGCCCGGCCTGGACGGCATGGAGCTGGCCCGGGTGCTGCGGCGGTTCGCCCGGCCACCGGCGATCGTCTTCGTCACCGCGTACGACGACGGCGCGGTGGACGCCTTCGACCTGGGCGCGACCGACTACGTGCGCAAGCCGGTACGCGCCGAGCGGCTGGCCGAGTCGCTGCGCCGGGTGATCGGCTCCCGGGTGCTGCCCTCGCACCCGGCGGCGCTGGCCCGGGCGGAGGAGGATCCGACGATCCCGATCGAGCTGGCCGGCACGACCCGGATGCTGCCCCGCTCGGCGGTGCGCTGGGTGGAGGCGCAGGGCGACTACGCCCGGCTGCACACCGCCGACGCGTCGCACCTGGTCCGGGTCTCGCTGGCCACCCTCGCCGAGCGCTGGGGGGATGCGGGGTTCGTACGGATCCACCGGTCTTACCTGGTGCAGTTGCGGCTGATCGCCGAGCTGCGGCTGGTCAACTCCGGCTACGTGGTGGTGGTCGACGGTACGGAGCTGCCGGTGAGCCGCCGGCACACCCGGGAGCTGAAGGACAAGCTGGTCCGGGCGGCGAAACAGGACTGGAACCGCTGAAACTCGCTCGGCCGTCCACAACGAAGCCCCACTCATCCACCGGGTTATCCACAGGAGTGAGGCGTTCTCCACAGGTTGTCCACAGGGCGAGGTGCTGGCGGTCGCGGACGGACGCCCCTTGACATTTACGTTGATCAGGCGAGACTGCCGGGGATGACCGGAGCGGACGAGCGGGGCGTTCCGGGGCGGCCGGCCGAGGTCGCTCCGGTGCCGGCCCCACGCGCGGCGCAGCCGCGCCGGCGTACCCGGATCGTGCTGGCCGAGGTGTCCCGACCGGGCAGCCGGGCGGACCGCACCCGGTCGGAGCTGACCCAGCAGACCCGGGTCGGCGAGACGCTGGTCCGGGGACTGGTCCGGGCCCAGCTCGCGCTGGCGCTGCGGATGAGTCTGCTGGTGCTGGTCGGGCTGGGCGGCCTGCCCTGGCTCTTCGCCATCGCGCCCTCCGTCGGGCGGGTCACCGTGCTCGGGATCAACCTGCCGTGGCTGCTGCTCGGGGTCGCCGCCTTCCCGTTCCTGATCGCGGTCGGCTGGGCGTACGTGCGGCTGGCGGAACGGAACGAGCAGGACTTCACCGACCTGATCCAGCGGCCGGAGCGCTGAGGTGGACAACGAGTACGTCGTCCCGGCGATCGTGGCGGTCACCCTGGTCACGGTCGGGATCGGCTTCTACGGGCTGCGGCTGGCGCGGACCACCTCCGACTTCCTGGTCGCCTCCCGGGCGGTCAGCCCCACCTGGAACGCCGCCGCGATCGGCGGGGAGTACCTGTCGGCGGCGAGCTTCCTGGGCGTGGCCGGCCTGATCCTCAAGTACGGCGTGGACGTGCTCTGGTACCCGGTCGGCTTCGCCGCGGGCTACCTGGCGCTGCTGCTCTTCGTGGCCGCCCCGCTACGCCGGTCCGGGGCGTTCACCCTGCCGGACTTCTGCGAGGTGCGGCTCGGCTCGCGGCGGCTGCGCAAACTGGCCACCGTCTTCGTGATCTTCATCGGCTGGCTCTACCTGGTGCCGCAGCTCCAGGGGGCGGGGCTGACCCTGGCCACGGTGACCGGCTCGGCGTACCCGGTGGGGGCGTTGCTGGTCGCCGTGGTGGTGACCGCGAACGTGGCGCTCGGCGGGATGCGGGCCATCACCTTCGTCCAGGCGTTCCAGTACTGGTTGAAGCTGACCGCGCTGGCCGTACCCGCGATCTTCCTGGCGTTGCACTGGCAGGCCGACGCCCGCCCGGCGGTGACCCCGCCCGACGGGCCGGCGTTCCGGGCCGCGACCACCGTCGTGGTCGAGCACCGCGCCACCCTCACCTTCCCCGACGGCGACATCCGGGAGGTACGCCCCGGCGACCGGCTCGACTTCGCCGCCGGCGACCCGGTGCCGGAGGTCTCCGGATCGGCCATCGACGCGACGGACTGGCTGCTGCCGGACACCGCCGAGGACGACGACCGGGGGCTGTTCAAGACGTACTCGCTGATCCTGGCCACCTTCCTCGGCACCATGGGCCTGCCGCACGTGCTGGTCCGCTTCTACACCAACCCGGACGGCGCCGCCGCCCGC encodes:
- a CDS encoding sugar transferase — its product is MRHVDSFEIQPPTSPSHNGVPRSAWARARRRVSRWHRPYIAILLLIDFGAAALASFLAIQIFEQAASGFRAQSWFYTVAFVLLPLGWLIILWGNRAYDRRYLGLGPDEFKRVIRAGVAVTATVSFIAFATKTYSLSRWTVGFALLGAMLLILLGRMVARLALHAIRRRAGHAGHRMVLVGTLPECLEVYIAVTRNPGAGLVPVAIHLTDGYAAARGIETPVPVYAGRDVLALVREVGGDTIAVCGSASAEPGELRRMAWQLEGSGVDLVVAPQLTDIAGPRVHIRPIEGLPLLHVEEPTLSGPALLVKNLMDRVAAGLGLVLLIPLFVAIAVAIRISDPGPVFFRQPRVGHEGRTFRVWKFRTMYVDAEERLAGLVDQNETDGMLFKIKQDPRVFPVGRFLRASSLDELPQLINVLWGEMSLVGPRPLPADDGDFLGDVRRRLLVRPGITGLWQVSGRSDLSWDEAVRLDLYYVDNWSLAYDLSILWRTVGVVLVRKGAY
- a CDS encoding sensor histidine kinase, producing MGGNLSAFFGVVSLVTALAAALWAVLRLRARRGIATATQRATYEVLHTAGLAAEPLRAGLDAAGAAKAVRHLRALVGAAGLALTDREVLLALDGRGAHHGDQLLAAARRAVSSGRSTVLRDSELRCDLVDCPVRGAVVAPLSADGRLVGALVAVADGQPAPGLVQATLETAHWAGDQLALAELDSSRERLARAEVRALRAQISPHFIYNALTAIGSFVRTDPERARELILEFAEFTRYSFRAHGEFTTLAEELRSIDRYLTIERARFGERLQVRLQIAPEVLPVTLPFLCLQPLVENAVRHGLSRKPGTGMVSIEARDAGAECHITVEDDGVGMDPTTLAAGIAELAGIDPTDDPGQHVGLSNVDERLRSVFGDKFGLVVETGLGSGTKVSMRVPKFHPGVRVHS
- a CDS encoding LytR/AlgR family response regulator transcription factor, whose protein sequence is MNASGFLRVLAVDDEPPALDELAYHLRADPRVARLHTAGDATEALRVLRDGDVDVVFLDIRMPGLDGMELARVLRRFARPPAIVFVTAYDDGAVDAFDLGATDYVRKPVRAERLAESLRRVIGSRVLPSHPAALARAEEDPTIPIELAGTTRMLPRSAVRWVEAQGDYARLHTADASHLVRVSLATLAERWGDAGFVRIHRSYLVQLRLIAELRLVNSGYVVVVDGTELPVSRRHTRELKDKLVRAAKQDWNR
- a CDS encoding sodium/solute symporter, coding for MDNEYVVPAIVAVTLVTVGIGFYGLRLARTTSDFLVASRAVSPTWNAAAIGGEYLSAASFLGVAGLILKYGVDVLWYPVGFAAGYLALLLFVAAPLRRSGAFTLPDFCEVRLGSRRLRKLATVFVIFIGWLYLVPQLQGAGLTLATVTGSAYPVGALLVAVVVTANVALGGMRAITFVQAFQYWLKLTALAVPAIFLALHWQADARPAVTPPDGPAFRAATTVVVEHRATLTFPDGDIREVRPGDRLDFAAGDPVPEVSGSAIDATDWLLPDTAEDDDRGLFKTYSLILATFLGTMGLPHVLVRFYTNPDGAAARRTTLVVLALVGLFYLMPTIYGVLGRIYTPQLLVTGQTDAVVVLLPGAVLGDGTAARLLAALVAAGAFAAFLSTSSGLLTSVAGVISTDVLGRGSVPGFRLATVIAGGVPAVLALNVSGLDVSEVVGLAFAVAASSFCPLLVLGIWWRGLTDLGAAAGVLVGGGAAIGAVLLTVLGPPLTGWPATLTTQPAAWTVPLAFTVMVAVSMATRRRLPRDVGTTMLRLHAPEALRL